One region of Ictalurus punctatus breed USDA103 chromosome 6, Coco_2.0, whole genome shotgun sequence genomic DNA includes:
- the bmpr2b gene encoding bone morphogenetic protein receptor type-2 isoform X2, which produces MCNVNFTENWVSSSTSATIPDQQPMHRKDAIFITLASVSVVAVLIVAIFFGYRMLTGDRKQGLHNMDMMEAAASEPSVDLDSLKLLELIGRGRYGSVYKGSLDERPVAVKVFSYTNRQNFVNERAIYRIPLLEHDNIARFIVGDERLTADSRMEYLLVMEYYPHGSLCRYLSLHALDWVSCCRLAHSVTKGLAYLHTELLRGDTYKPAVSHRDLNSRNVLVKNDGTCVISDFGLSMKLTGNRLVRPGEEENAAISEVGTIRYMAPEVLEGAVNLRDCESALKQVDMYAIGLIYWETFMRCTDLFPGETVPEYQMAFQAEVGNHPSFEDMQVLVSREKQRPKFPEAWKENSLAVRSLKETMEDCWDQDAEARLTAQCAEERMAELLLIWDRNKSVSPTVNPMSTALQNERNLTHSRRVPKMGPYPDYSSSSYIEDHDGMVKNLPGDTSTSGTSSVSGIGLSGPGTGGTGEKNRNSINYERQQAQAQARLPSPETSGASLSTSTTTTTAGLTPSTVMSTISESAPSEEVGAGPSVPVCLQLTQEDLETTKLDPKEVDKNLKESSDENLMEHSQKQFSAPDPLSTGSSSLLYPFIKLAAEVNAGAGGGHQAEFGAGSGGASSVAPTIFPLPKQQNLPKRPTSLALGSKNPSKEPSSSRLKFGRHKSNLKQVETGVAKMNVVPAAEPHPVTLTNNGPGVRSGAGVLLLNGYAGGTSSASSSLGNTNPAGPQGEGGGLPLLQSQLSGDDIRLNININSSPDEHEPLLRREHTGRTNSNNNNNSNVHTAVSAAPVTRSAIPVGPAPGELQLLQAKAEAPLRQDKPRRPERPNSLDLSTTAQDTSVSGESSSQEGKAASAEKIKRRVKTPYSLKRWRPSTWVISTDTLDGEVNNNGAGGGQGAAGATRSKSSTAVFLVGGGTATATLSSDPPGMTCL; this is translated from the exons CGGACCAACAGCCTATGCACCGTAAAGACGCCATTTTCATTACTCTGGCATCTGTCTCAGTCGTAGCCGTGCTCATCGTGGCCATCTTCTTTGGCTACCGCATGCTGACAG GAGACCGTAAACAGGGTCTGCACAATATGGACATGATGGAGGCAGCAGCATCTGAGCCCTCAGTGGATTTAGACAGTCTGAAGCTACTGGAG CTGATTGGCCGTGGCCGCTACGGCTCGGTTTACAAAGGCTCTCTGGATGAGCGTCCAGTCGCAGTAAAGGTCTTCAGCTACACGAACCGTCAGAACTTTGTCAACGAGCGAGCCATTTACCGAATCCCCCTGTTAGAGCACGACAACATAGCCCGCTTCATCGTAGGAGACGAGCGTCTGACAGCGGACAGCCGCATGGAGTACCTGCTGGTCATGGAATATTACCCACAT GGTTCTCTGTGTCGGTACCTGAGTCTTCATGCCCTAGACTGGGTGAGCTGCTGCCGTCTCGCCCATTCAGTCACCAAAGGACTGGCCTACCTACACACCGAGCTGCTAAGAGGAG ATACGTATAAACCTGCAGTCTCACACCGGGACCTGAACAGCAGAAACGTTCTGGTCAAGAACGACGGCACGTGTGTGATCAGTGATTTCGGTTTGTCCATGAAACTAACAGGAAACCGTCTTGTCCGACCCGGAGAGGAGGAGAACGCTGCTATCAGTGAG GTGGGTACAATCCGCTACATGGCCCCGGAGGTGCTGGAAGGAGCAGTGAACCTGAGGGACTGTGAATCGGCTCTAAAGCAGGTGGATATGTATGCTATTGGCTTGATATACTGGGAGACCTTCATGCGCTGCACAGACCTTTTTCCAG ggGAGACCGTACCAGAGTACCAGATGGCTTTTCAGGCAGAGGTAGGAAACCACCCATCCTTCGAGGACATGCAGGTTCTGGTTTCCCGAGAGAAACAGAGGCCAAAGTTCCCCGAAGCTTGGAAAGAGAACAGTCTG GCGGTTCGTTCCCTAAAGGAAACGATGGAGGACTGTTGGGATCAGGATGCAGAGGCTcgtttaacagctcagtgtgcAGAGGAGCGCATGGCAGAGCTGCTTCTTATCTGGGACAGGAACAAGTCAGTCAGCCCCACGGTCAACCCGATGAGCACAGCCCTTCAGAATGAGAG GAACCTCACCCACAGTCGCAGGGTTCCAAAGATGGGACCTTATCCAGACTACTCGTCCTCCTCATACATCGAGGACCATGATGGCATGGTGAAGAACCTTCCTGGAGACACGTCCACCTCAGGCACATCCTCAGTGAGTGGCATTGGTTTGAGTGGCCCTGGCACAGGGGGCACAGGAGAAAAGAACAGGAACTCCATAAACTACGAGAGACAGCAGGCACAAGCACAGGCACGTCTCCCAAGCCCTGAGACCAGCGGAGCCAGTCTGTCCACGAGCACCACCACTACCACAGCAGGCCTCACCCCCAGCACGGTCATGTCCACCATCTCTGAATCAGCCCCATCTGAGGAGGTTGGAGCAGGCCCAAGTGTGCCTGTCTGCCTGCAACTCACCCAGGAAGACCTGGAGACCACCAAACTGGACCCTAAGGAGGTGGACAAGAACCTGAAGGAGAGCTCTGATGAGAACTTGATGGAGCATTCTCAGAAGCAATTCAGCGCTCCTGACCCACTCAGTACGGGTAGCTCCAGTCTGCTGTATCCGTTTATAAAGTTAGCAGCTGAGGTGAACGCAGGGGCCGGAGGCGGGCATCAGGCTGAATTTGGAGCAGGTAGCGGTGGGGCATCAAGTGTTGCACCCACCATATTTCCCCTTCCAAAACAACAGAATCTCCCCAAGAGGCCGACCAGCCTGGCTCTTGGCTCCAAAAATCCCAGCAAGGAGCCTTCATCCTCCCGGCTCAAGTTTGGCAGACACAAGTCCAACCTGAAGCAGGTGGAGACTGGTGTGGCTAAGATGAATGTGGTGCCTGCAGCAGAGCCTCATCCAGTCACGCTAACCAATAACGGGCCAGGAGTGAGAAGCGGAGCTGGGGTGCTGTTGCTTAATGGCTATGCAGGTGGTACCAGTAGTGCCAGCAGCTCCTTAGGGAACACAAACCCAGCTGGGCCACAGGGTGAAGGAGGTGGCCTGCCTTTGCTCCAGAGCCAGCTAAGTGGGGATGACATTCGGCTGAACATCAACATCAACTCCAGTCCTGATGAGCACGAGCCCCTGCTGCGCCGAGAGCACACAGGCCGCACCAactccaacaacaacaacaacagcaacgtCCACACTGCAGTTTCTGCTGCGCCAGTCACAAGAAGTGCAATACCCGTGGGACCTGCTCCAGGAGAGCTGCAATTACTGCAAGCAAAGGCGGAAGCCCCTCTGAGACAGGACAAACCCAGGAGACCAGAGAGACCCAACTCCCTGGACCTGTCGACCACTGCACAGGACACTTCTGTGTCAG GTGAGAGCTCCTCTCAGGAGGGAAAAGCCGCATCGGCGGAGAAGATAAAGAGACGTGTGAAGACGCCTTACTCGTTGAAGCGGTGGCGCCCGTCCACGTGGGTCATCTCTACAGATACGTTGGATGGAGAAGTCAACAACAACGGGGCAGGTGGAGGGCAGGGTGCAGCAGGTGCTACTCGCTCTAAATCCA